In Flammeovirgaceae bacterium 311, one DNA window encodes the following:
- a CDS encoding dehydrogenase (COG1028 Dehydrogenases with different specificities (related to short-chain alcohol dehydrogenases)), producing MTKKAEEKSEKVKDQSQKTPGKESKMDPEPQIIRDEYRGSDKLLGKVALITGGDSGIGRSVAVHYAREGADVAIVYLSEDADANKTKRLVEEEGRKCLLLRGDLGDRNFAAQCVKKTVEEFGKLNILVNNAAEQHPTDEMEELDLDLMEKTFRTNIFSMFYLTKPALEHLQEGDSIINTTSVTAYRGSGHLLDYSSTKGAITAFTRSLGKNLAERKIRVNGVAPGPIWTPLIPSTMDNVDEFGKKVPLNRPGQPSEVGPAYVFLASDDGSYMTSQIIHINGGEVVGG from the coding sequence ATGACTAAGAAAGCAGAAGAAAAATCGGAGAAAGTAAAAGATCAGTCACAGAAAACTCCCGGGAAAGAATCCAAAATGGATCCCGAGCCCCAGATCATCAGGGATGAGTACAGAGGCAGTGATAAACTGTTGGGGAAAGTGGCCCTCATTACAGGTGGAGACAGCGGAATTGGCCGTTCTGTGGCCGTGCATTATGCACGAGAGGGAGCAGATGTTGCTATCGTTTACCTGAGCGAAGATGCAGATGCCAATAAAACCAAACGCCTGGTAGAAGAAGAGGGTAGAAAATGCCTGTTACTGCGGGGTGATCTGGGTGACCGTAACTTTGCTGCACAATGTGTGAAGAAAACAGTAGAAGAGTTTGGTAAATTAAATATTCTGGTGAATAATGCAGCTGAGCAACATCCAACCGATGAAATGGAAGAGCTGGATCTGGATTTAATGGAGAAAACCTTTCGGACTAACATATTCTCTATGTTTTACTTAACCAAGCCGGCGCTTGAGCATTTGCAGGAGGGAGACAGTATCATTAATACAACCAGTGTAACAGCCTACAGGGGCAGCGGGCATTTACTGGATTACTCCTCTACCAAGGGGGCTATTACTGCTTTTACCCGCAGCCTGGGTAAAAACCTGGCAGAGCGTAAAATCAGGGTGAACGGCGTTGCACCGGGACCTATCTGGACACCCCTGATTCCCAGTACCATGGATAATGTGGATGAGTTTGGTAAAAAGGTGCCGCTAAACCGGCCCGGGCAACCCAGCGAAGTTGGACCGGCCTATGTGTTTCTTGCATCAGATGATGGTTCTTATATGACCAGTCAGATTATTCATATCAATGGTGGCGAGGTAGTGGGCGGATGA
- a CDS encoding hypothetical protein (COG4850 Uncharacterized conserved protein), with the protein MKKKVFRYLGRSANKLDYYRFRFKQRTGLLGQPRILPFRGFGNDNTAILRGLVLEDKGQQIIPESANSWHNASALFKRYISSETPRVQLRAHFQGQHKTVQTDSEGYFYLSFKVNKLAKITDPWESVRLELLDKVTYNQGPIRATGEILLSGEDNSIGVISDVDDTILVSRATNAYKKLRLMLFNNAQTRLPFEGVAAFYRALHRGYHQERFTPIFYVSSSSWKLYDMLADFCHVQNIPKGPLLLRDSRLDRFRFMASLHEGHKLAQVKTIMQMYPQKSFILIGDSGQKDPEIYREVVYRYPERVKVIYIRDVCKPHRHEEIAAIAQELKSKTGVEMLLVKNTVEAAEHAASHQWIEPDALPEIRGEQLKDQEAEDLIEA; encoded by the coding sequence ATGAAGAAGAAAGTATTTCGTTATCTAGGCCGTTCGGCCAATAAACTGGATTATTATCGTTTTCGATTCAAGCAACGCACAGGACTGCTGGGTCAGCCAAGAATTTTACCATTCAGAGGGTTTGGAAATGATAATACTGCCATTTTGCGTGGGCTGGTGCTTGAAGACAAAGGACAACAGATAATTCCAGAGTCTGCAAACAGCTGGCACAATGCTTCTGCCCTGTTTAAACGCTATATCAGCAGTGAAACACCGCGGGTGCAGCTTCGTGCCCATTTCCAGGGACAGCACAAAACTGTACAAACCGATTCCGAAGGTTATTTTTACCTCTCCTTTAAGGTAAATAAACTTGCCAAAATTACCGATCCCTGGGAAAGTGTACGGCTGGAGCTGCTGGATAAAGTTACCTATAACCAGGGGCCCATCCGTGCCACAGGTGAAATCCTTCTCTCCGGAGAGGACAATAGTATTGGGGTGATATCAGATGTTGACGACACCATTCTGGTATCCAGGGCTACAAATGCATATAAAAAGCTGCGGCTCATGCTTTTCAATAATGCACAAACCCGCTTGCCTTTTGAGGGCGTTGCAGCCTTTTACCGTGCCCTGCACCGGGGTTACCACCAGGAACGCTTCACCCCCATTTTTTATGTGAGCAGCAGCAGCTGGAAACTATACGACATGCTGGCAGACTTTTGCCATGTGCAAAACATACCTAAAGGGCCACTGCTGTTGCGCGACAGCCGCCTGGACAGGTTCAGGTTTATGGCCTCCCTGCATGAAGGACACAAGCTGGCACAGGTAAAGACTATTATGCAGATGTACCCCCAGAAGTCTTTTATCCTGATTGGAGACAGCGGCCAGAAAGATCCTGAAATTTACCGTGAGGTAGTCTACAGGTACCCGGAGCGGGTAAAGGTGATCTACATCCGGGATGTATGCAAGCCCCACCGGCACGAAGAAATAGCAGCAATAGCCCAGGAGCTAAAGAGCAAAACGGGCGTAGAAATGCTTTTGGTTAAGAATACCGTCGAAGCTGCCGAGCATGCTGCCAGCCATCAGTGGATTGAACCAGATGCCCTGCCTGAAATACGCGGAGAGCAGCTGAAAGACCAGGAAGCAGAAGACCTGATAGAGGCCTGA
- a CDS encoding thioredoxin 1 (COG0607 Rhodanese-related sulfurtransferase) has protein sequence MKGQHYIRFAYAILLVGLFACSKPVENSLSPNIFVYTLHQNPGQLIDVRSNSDWAEEHLPGSLNLSFDDPEAFKRAINRLNRRSIYYLYCHDGDSSTEAMRYMQKAGFLNVYSLKGGLHNLKQEGYSVAGF, from the coding sequence ATGAAGGGGCAGCATTATATACGGTTTGCATACGCTATTTTACTTGTAGGTCTGTTTGCCTGTTCCAAACCAGTCGAAAACAGCCTTTCCCCAAATATTTTTGTTTATACCCTTCACCAGAACCCGGGCCAGCTGATTGATGTACGCAGCAACTCAGACTGGGCCGAGGAGCATCTGCCTGGTTCTCTAAACCTTTCCTTCGATGATCCTGAGGCTTTTAAACGAGCAATCAACCGCCTGAACCGCCGCAGTATTTATTATCTCTATTGCCACGATGGCGATAGCAGTACAGAAGCAATGCGGTATATGCAGAAGGCCGGTTTCTTAAATGTGTATTCCCTAAAAGGCGGACTCCATAACCTTAAGCAGGAGGGATATTCAGTTGCTGGTTTTTAA
- a CDS encoding hypothetical protein (COG1434 Uncharacterized conserved protein), producing MFFFLSKTLGQLLNPLVLLVVLLLLGLFLKKPLLKRLFLGAFALFFLIFTNPVITNEVMEWWEVPPVAYKAIEKPYQAAIVLSGVTGSDKGPHDRIHFHKGADRVMHAIQLYKIGKVRNLLLSGGSGSLEADSVTEAERMRRVMLLSGVPDSVILLEGKSRNTYENAVYSKQMLDSLYQNRHYLLVTSAFHMRRARACFNRAGVQTDAFTTDFYSSDTPYDFGSFVIPRGEAIVAWDKLIKEWVGWLMYKFSGYI from the coding sequence ATGTTTTTCTTCCTCTCCAAAACCCTTGGCCAGCTGTTAAATCCGCTGGTGTTGCTGGTCGTGCTGCTCCTGCTGGGTCTGTTCCTGAAAAAGCCACTGCTCAAGCGCCTGTTCCTGGGTGCCTTTGCACTTTTCTTCCTGATTTTCACCAATCCGGTTATTACAAATGAAGTGATGGAGTGGTGGGAAGTGCCTCCTGTAGCTTATAAAGCCATCGAAAAGCCCTACCAGGCTGCCATTGTCCTCTCTGGAGTAACGGGTTCCGATAAAGGCCCCCACGACCGCATCCATTTCCATAAAGGGGCAGACAGGGTAATGCATGCCATTCAGCTGTACAAAATAGGCAAGGTGCGTAATCTATTACTTAGTGGAGGCTCCGGATCTTTGGAGGCCGATAGCGTTACGGAAGCTGAACGCATGCGGCGGGTGATGCTGCTTTCGGGAGTTCCTGATTCTGTAATTCTGCTGGAAGGGAAGAGCCGCAATACTTACGAAAATGCAGTGTATTCCAAACAGATGCTGGATAGTCTGTATCAGAACAGGCATTACCTGCTGGTTACCTCGGCCTTTCATATGCGCAGAGCCCGAGCTTGTTTCAACCGGGCAGGTGTACAAACCGATGCTTTTACCACCGATTTTTACAGTTCCGATACACCCTATGACTTTGGCAGCTTTGTAATTCCGCGGGGCGAAGCCATTGTTGCCTGGGATAAGCTGATTAAAGAATGGGTAGGCTGGCTGATGTATAAGTTCTCAGGATACATTTAA
- a CDS encoding metallo-beta-lactamase/rhodanese-like domain-containing protein (COG0491 Zn-dependent hydrolases, including glyoxylases), whose amino-acid sequence MLKIKQFYDEGLAHASYAVVSDGKMAVIDPGRNPQPYIDYASEHGAQIYAVIETHPHADFVSAHLELHKKTGATVYVSRKAEAAYPHTGFDDGDTISLGKIVLKAYNTPGHSPDSITVLLIDEDGRQHSVFTGDTLFVGDVGRPDLREKEDDQRTMREYLAKQMYQSTRDIIMQLERDVLVYPAHGAGSLCGKNISTELTSTIGKELEQNYALQQMSEKEFIETLLEDQPFIPRYFSRGVELNKQGAPDYEESISKVPRLGSEDQLEPGVLIVDTRDQLKFKNRHIKGAINIMDGSKFETWLGSIVGPEEPFYLIAEDAEKLERLIGKAAKIGYESNIRGALANQAPGEEHDLFLILEHFKAAPQNYTVVDVRNEGEVRQGKVFEHAIPIPLHQLRERKGEVPTDKPVVVHCGAGYRSAAGFSILDKELEGTRVYDLGEAIKDYL is encoded by the coding sequence ATGCTGAAGATTAAACAATTTTACGACGAAGGGCTGGCACATGCCTCATATGCTGTTGTAAGTGATGGCAAAATGGCGGTGATAGACCCTGGGCGGAACCCACAGCCGTATATAGACTATGCCAGTGAGCATGGTGCTCAAATATATGCAGTTATCGAAACTCATCCTCATGCAGATTTTGTAAGTGCGCATCTGGAGCTGCACAAAAAAACCGGTGCCACTGTGTATGTGAGTAGGAAAGCTGAGGCAGCCTATCCGCACACGGGCTTTGATGATGGCGACACCATCTCCCTGGGGAAAATTGTGCTGAAAGCTTATAATACCCCCGGCCACTCTCCCGACAGCATTACTGTTCTTCTTATAGATGAAGACGGCAGACAGCACTCTGTTTTCACGGGCGATACTCTCTTTGTGGGTGACGTTGGCCGTCCTGACCTGCGTGAAAAAGAAGATGATCAGCGAACAATGCGGGAGTACCTGGCAAAGCAGATGTATCAGAGCACCCGTGATATTATTATGCAACTGGAGCGGGATGTACTGGTGTACCCTGCCCATGGAGCGGGCTCTTTGTGTGGTAAAAACATCAGTACAGAGCTAACCAGCACCATTGGCAAAGAGCTGGAACAAAATTATGCACTGCAGCAGATGTCTGAAAAAGAGTTTATCGAAACTCTGCTGGAAGACCAGCCATTTATACCCCGGTACTTTAGCAGGGGAGTAGAGCTTAATAAACAAGGCGCTCCCGATTATGAAGAGAGCATCAGCAAAGTGCCCCGGCTGGGGTCGGAAGACCAACTGGAGCCCGGGGTACTGATAGTAGATACCAGAGATCAGCTGAAATTTAAAAACCGCCATATAAAGGGGGCCATCAATATAATGGATGGTAGTAAATTTGAAACCTGGCTTGGCAGTATCGTGGGGCCGGAGGAGCCCTTTTACCTGATTGCAGAAGATGCTGAAAAGTTGGAACGGCTTATCGGGAAGGCTGCCAAAATAGGTTATGAAAGTAACATCAGGGGTGCATTGGCAAATCAGGCGCCGGGTGAGGAGCACGATCTGTTTCTGATCCTGGAGCACTTTAAGGCTGCACCACAGAACTATACCGTGGTTGATGTTCGCAATGAAGGCGAAGTAAGGCAGGGGAAAGTGTTTGAACATGCCATTCCCATTCCCCTGCATCAGCTGCGGGAGCGGAAAGGAGAGGTGCCAACAGATAAACCAGTGGTGGTGCATTGCGGTGCCGGTTACCGCTCGGCGGCAGGATTCAGCATACTTGATAAAGAGCTGGAGGGCACCAGGGTATATGATCTGGGCGAGGCCATCAAAGATTATTTATAG
- a CDS encoding NADPH:quinone reductase (COG0604 NADPH:quinone reductase and related Zn-dependent oxidoreductases): MYKTGGTEVLELEQMDKPVPKIGQVLVKVKSISINFADVLVRRGHYPYMPDFPATPGAECTGYIERVGPGVKDFTAGQAVLVFGKPCYSSYLAVSQERVFPIPEGVDLDEAAALPVTYLTAWHMLHTMRRVREHETILLYAAAGGVGTAVLQLAKLAGARVIGLTSNETKADYLRKAGCWQVINYKTENVLSRVMDVTHGLGADLILDSVGGESFKDNFRMLNTLGQIIWLGISGGMPRGNILKTFARNPAPSYTVSVFHLFSIIQNRPLLRRSLQNLIQLLAEGKIKPVIHERLPLLEAGRAHDMLEQQQNIGKIILHP; encoded by the coding sequence ATGTACAAAACAGGCGGTACTGAAGTGCTGGAGCTGGAACAAATGGATAAACCTGTTCCTAAAATCGGGCAGGTGCTTGTAAAGGTAAAGAGCATCAGCATTAATTTTGCAGATGTACTGGTACGCAGGGGGCACTATCCGTATATGCCCGATTTTCCGGCAACCCCTGGTGCCGAATGTACCGGCTATATTGAAAGAGTGGGGCCGGGGGTAAAAGATTTTACTGCAGGGCAGGCAGTGCTGGTATTTGGCAAGCCCTGCTACAGCAGTTATCTGGCAGTAAGCCAGGAAAGAGTTTTTCCCATACCAGAAGGGGTGGACCTTGACGAAGCAGCAGCCCTGCCGGTTACGTATTTAACAGCCTGGCATATGCTGCACACCATGCGCCGGGTGCGCGAGCATGAAACCATATTACTATATGCTGCTGCGGGCGGGGTAGGTACTGCTGTGCTGCAGCTGGCCAAACTGGCCGGTGCCAGGGTAATAGGGCTTACCAGCAATGAGACAAAGGCAGATTATTTACGAAAGGCTGGTTGCTGGCAGGTTATTAATTATAAAACCGAAAATGTATTAAGCAGGGTAATGGATGTTACCCATGGGCTGGGTGCCGACTTAATTCTGGATTCTGTGGGTGGCGAAAGCTTTAAAGATAACTTCAGGATGCTGAATACCCTGGGGCAGATTATATGGTTGGGTATTAGCGGCGGGATGCCACGGGGCAATATTCTGAAAACCTTTGCCCGTAACCCTGCACCCAGCTATACAGTCAGCGTTTTTCATTTATTCAGCATTATACAAAACAGGCCCCTGCTGCGCCGTTCACTGCAGAATTTAATTCAGCTGCTGGCCGAAGGTAAAATCAAGCCTGTAATTCACGAACGCCTTCCGCTGCTGGAAGCTGGAAGAGCACATGATATGCTGGAGCAGCAGCAGAACATCGGGAAAATCATACTCCACCCCTGA
- a CDS encoding membrane associated hydrolase produces the protein MHLYTILFLLLMSCLTALAQPADGQKNGSKKEKKVQQEKKSIGAVALPENPKIDGAGDDDVWQNLPIAWSGNFTQISPHNLEPAANTTDIKIGYTDYALYVLALMHDPAPKSVARELGLRDDFGSVADRFGIVIDTYNQGQNAFYFAVTSAGVQLDLYITPNNEDVSWDAVWNSAVQQTAEGWVAELEIPWSAIRFAKRPEQQWGVNFMRIVRSRNEESFWSPVDASEAGLVNQSGILHGINNIEPPLRLQVFPYVSAVAGYDRGSGSRSANFGGGMDVKWGISESFTLDMALIPDFSQVQSDNQVLNLSPYEVQYDENRPFFTEGTELFNKGGLFYSRRVGQTFNTFDPPVAETSLELGRPANAKLINATKISGRTHKGLGVGVFNAVTNETYLQLQDTVHLHDGSYQLHRKKLLMDPVTNFNIVVVDQNLPYNSNISLLNTNVTRQKGGRDANVTATDFRFRNKKNMYEIEGFGAYSNVWANEDENTGERQRIEGYRYSVSAGKISGNFQFRLTRNVESDRYDINDLGMIQAPNEVSHYLWLGYQVFEPVWIINQGGLNVNLNYERLYKPSAFTSAGGNVNGWVQFKNFWDLSFGQSHTPIESHDYFETRRDGYYFTRLPSHHEYVYVSTDRRKRLAAAVELWRFTRKAWDAREWGIWFEPRYRLNNNVSLIAGLNYSRAKNERGYVTTLEEEDGALQAIIFGDRNLLTLEPSLRLNVTFNNKMGLNVRARYYWSRVRYNGEFFQLQPDGSTVPAGYGNDGMQEDISDPDVNFNSFNIDLFYSWQIAPGSFLTFGWKDASQDWQQGFSPGFSDNIDHFLKKPHTQTFSLKLTYFVDYLLVKNWLN, from the coding sequence ATGCATTTATACACCATACTTTTTCTGCTGTTAATGAGCTGTTTAACTGCCCTGGCTCAGCCTGCAGACGGGCAAAAAAACGGATCAAAAAAAGAGAAAAAAGTACAGCAGGAGAAAAAAAGTATAGGTGCCGTGGCCCTGCCTGAAAACCCAAAAATAGATGGTGCGGGAGACGATGATGTCTGGCAGAACCTGCCCATCGCCTGGTCAGGAAATTTTACGCAGATCAGCCCCCACAACCTGGAGCCCGCTGCCAATACCACAGATATTAAAATTGGCTATACCGACTATGCCTTGTATGTATTAGCACTCATGCATGATCCTGCCCCGAAATCCGTGGCCAGGGAGCTGGGCCTAAGGGATGATTTCGGCAGTGTTGCCGACCGCTTTGGTATCGTGATCGATACCTATAACCAGGGACAGAATGCCTTTTATTTTGCCGTTACATCTGCCGGGGTGCAGCTCGATCTGTACATTACACCCAATAACGAAGATGTATCCTGGGATGCGGTCTGGAATAGCGCAGTTCAGCAAACAGCAGAGGGCTGGGTGGCAGAACTTGAAATTCCCTGGTCGGCCATCCGCTTTGCCAAACGTCCGGAGCAGCAGTGGGGGGTTAATTTTATGCGCATTGTCCGCAGCAGAAACGAGGAATCTTTCTGGAGCCCGGTAGATGCCTCTGAGGCGGGCCTGGTGAACCAGTCGGGAATCTTGCATGGCATTAATAACATTGAGCCACCCCTGCGCCTGCAGGTGTTTCCTTATGTAAGTGCCGTTGCGGGTTACGACAGGGGCAGTGGCAGCAGGTCTGCTAATTTTGGCGGGGGCATGGATGTTAAATGGGGAATCAGCGAAAGTTTTACCCTGGATATGGCCCTGATCCCGGATTTCAGCCAGGTACAGTCAGATAACCAGGTGCTGAACCTTTCTCCCTACGAAGTGCAGTACGATGAGAACCGTCCTTTCTTTACAGAAGGCACTGAATTGTTTAACAAAGGCGGTCTTTTCTATAGCAGAAGGGTGGGACAGACGTTCAATACTTTTGACCCGCCGGTTGCAGAAACCTCTCTGGAGCTGGGCCGTCCTGCCAATGCCAAGCTGATCAATGCCACTAAGATTTCGGGGCGAACGCACAAAGGCCTGGGAGTAGGAGTGTTCAATGCCGTTACCAACGAAACATATCTGCAGCTTCAGGATACCGTGCACCTGCACGATGGCAGCTACCAGCTGCACCGGAAGAAGCTGTTGATGGACCCTGTCACAAACTTCAATATTGTGGTGGTAGACCAAAACCTGCCCTATAATTCCAATATCTCGCTGCTCAACACCAATGTTACCCGCCAGAAAGGAGGGCGTGATGCCAATGTAACCGCCACCGATTTCAGGTTCAGGAACAAGAAGAACATGTACGAGATTGAAGGCTTTGGCGCCTACAGCAATGTTTGGGCAAATGAGGATGAGAATACCGGAGAGCGGCAGCGAATAGAAGGATATCGCTATTCTGTTTCTGCCGGAAAGATCAGTGGTAATTTCCAGTTCAGGCTGACGCGCAATGTGGAGAGCGATCGCTACGATATCAATGATTTGGGAATGATACAGGCCCCAAACGAAGTAAGCCATTATTTGTGGCTGGGCTACCAGGTGTTTGAGCCTGTCTGGATCATTAACCAGGGGGGGCTGAATGTTAACCTCAATTATGAACGTTTGTATAAGCCCTCTGCCTTTACCAGTGCCGGCGGAAATGTAAACGGATGGGTGCAGTTTAAGAATTTCTGGGATCTTTCTTTTGGTCAGAGCCACACCCCTATAGAGAGCCATGACTATTTTGAGACCCGTAGAGATGGTTACTACTTTACGCGCCTGCCCAGTCATCATGAGTATGTATATGTAAGCACCGACCGCAGAAAGCGATTGGCTGCAGCAGTGGAGCTCTGGCGATTTACCCGCAAAGCCTGGGATGCCCGCGAATGGGGCATCTGGTTTGAGCCCCGCTACAGGTTAAATAATAATGTATCGTTAATTGCAGGCCTGAATTATTCACGTGCGAAAAACGAAAGGGGATATGTAACCACCCTGGAGGAAGAAGACGGAGCACTGCAGGCGATCATTTTCGGAGACAGAAACCTCCTTACCCTGGAGCCATCGCTAAGGCTTAATGTTACCTTTAACAATAAAATGGGATTGAATGTCCGTGCCCGCTATTACTGGAGCCGGGTGCGTTACAATGGTGAATTTTTTCAGCTTCAGCCCGATGGCAGCACTGTGCCTGCAGGGTATGGGAATGATGGTATGCAGGAGGATATTTCGGACCCAGATGTAAATTTTAACAGCTTTAATATAGACCTTTTTTACAGCTGGCAGATAGCTCCGGGCAGCTTCCTTACCTTTGGCTGGAAAGATGCTTCACAAGACTGGCAGCAGGGATTTAGCCCCGGCTTTTCAGATAATATAGATCATTTTCTTAAAAAGCCGCATACCCAAACCTTCTCCCTGAAGCTTACTTATTTTGTGGATTACCTGCTGGTGAAAAACTGGCTGAACTGA
- a CDS encoding quinol:cytochrome c oxidoreductase pentaheme cytochrome subunit (COG2010 Cytochrome c, mono- and diheme variants) — protein MKQPPLRFLEVISSLLALLAVCVLIALVVVIKLPRPAEDGSSLPTAQASAAPAYDEQKAIAAGLQPSPAGKQLFNNNCRQCHAIEAIVVGPALGNVTNRRSTEWIHAFVRNSSQMIKSGDPVAKELYEQFNKTQMPGFKFSDEELTALLDHIKFETSAYGM, from the coding sequence ATGAAACAACCACCCTTACGTTTTCTTGAAGTGATTTCATCGCTGCTGGCATTGCTGGCTGTGTGTGTGCTTATAGCACTGGTAGTAGTAATAAAATTACCCCGCCCGGCAGAAGATGGCAGCAGCTTACCAACAGCACAGGCCAGTGCCGCGCCTGCTTATGATGAGCAAAAGGCTATTGCAGCAGGCCTTCAGCCAAGCCCTGCCGGCAAGCAGCTTTTTAATAACAACTGCAGGCAGTGCCATGCCATTGAAGCCATTGTAGTGGGGCCGGCTCTTGGCAATGTTACCAACAGAAGAAGTACAGAATGGATACATGCTTTTGTAAGAAACTCCAGCCAGATGATCAAGAGTGGAGATCCGGTGGCAAAGGAGCTGTATGAACAATTTAACAAGACCCAGATGCCAGGCTTTAAATTCAGTGATGAGGAGTTAACAGCGCTGCTAGACCACATTAAATTTGAAACCAGCGCTTATGGTATGTAA
- a CDS encoding hypothetical protein (COG0782 Transcription elongation factor), whose amino-acid sequence MEAVDHKSLKNTLLDACIEKQQQMVQTAREAMVSIQESALAERSNEEMTDSFTAQCQNEQSMYARRMHEATGVLTILERVKGVRKGTGIGFGSLVITDKMNFFVAASLGDFELDGQKYFIISTQTPIYEAMEGKEPGQSFSFRGRNYKIKEVMY is encoded by the coding sequence ATGGAAGCAGTTGATCATAAATCTTTAAAGAATACATTGCTGGATGCCTGCATCGAAAAACAGCAACAGATGGTCCAAACGGCTCGGGAGGCCATGGTTTCCATCCAGGAAAGTGCGCTTGCTGAGCGCAGCAACGAAGAAATGACAGACAGCTTCACTGCTCAATGTCAGAACGAACAGAGCATGTATGCACGACGCATGCATGAAGCTACAGGAGTGTTAACAATTTTAGAGCGTGTAAAAGGTGTTCGCAAGGGTACAGGCATTGGCTTTGGCTCCCTGGTGATCACAGATAAGATGAATTTTTTTGTTGCCGCCAGTTTGGGAGATTTTGAGCTGGATGGTCAGAAGTACTTTATCATCTCAACCCAAACGCCTATTTACGAAGCAATGGAAGGTAAAGAGCCCGGCCAGAGCTTTAGCTTTCGCGGACGAAATTATAAAATCAAAGAAGTGATGTATTAA
- a CDS encoding aldehyde dehydrogenase (COG1012 NAD-dependent aldehyde dehydrogenases) — translation MSIRSVNPFNNQTIRQFNEASDSEIKKVLELSQDAFRHWRTAPFSERVECMNAAAQVMEDDIEHYAHLMTLEMGKTLKEARAEIQKCADACRYYARHAEEFLKDKPLSVEKGRAFVSYEPIGTILAIMPWNFPYWQVIRFAAPNLMAGNVGVLKHASNVPQVALAIEEIFQRAGFPAGVFQSLLIGGKKTEKLIDHKVIRAVTLTGSERAGSTVAARSGKRLKKTVLELGGSDPFVVLEDADLDKAAEWAVKSRMINLGQSCIAAKRFIVVDKIHDEFLAKFTEKMAALKIGDPTDDDVDYGPMAREDLAEDLLEQVQKTLKKGATLVLGGERPDREGAFFTPTIMADIPKGTPAYKEELFGPVASVFRVMDEDEAVEMANGSVYGLGGSVWTKDEERGIALARRIESGAVYVNKMMASDPAVPFGGIKLSGYGRELSDVGMYEFLNQKSIWVGE, via the coding sequence ATGAGTATAAGATCCGTAAATCCGTTTAATAACCAGACGATTCGTCAGTTTAACGAAGCCTCAGATAGTGAAATCAAAAAAGTACTAGAGCTCTCTCAGGATGCCTTCAGGCACTGGCGCACAGCTCCTTTTTCCGAGCGTGTAGAATGCATGAATGCTGCCGCTCAGGTGATGGAAGACGACATAGAACACTATGCCCATCTTATGACCCTGGAGATGGGCAAAACCCTTAAGGAAGCAAGGGCTGAAATTCAGAAATGTGCTGATGCCTGCCGCTACTATGCCCGGCATGCTGAAGAATTTCTGAAAGACAAACCCCTGTCCGTAGAGAAGGGGCGGGCATTTGTTTCCTATGAGCCAATTGGTACCATTCTGGCCATTATGCCCTGGAATTTTCCTTACTGGCAGGTAATCCGCTTTGCCGCCCCTAACCTCATGGCAGGTAATGTGGGTGTGCTGAAACACGCCTCCAATGTGCCGCAGGTAGCTTTAGCCATCGAAGAAATCTTTCAGCGGGCAGGTTTTCCGGCCGGCGTATTTCAATCGCTCCTGATCGGGGGTAAAAAAACCGAAAAGCTCATTGATCATAAAGTCATCAGGGCTGTTACCCTCACTGGCAGCGAAAGGGCCGGAAGTACCGTGGCAGCCCGCTCTGGCAAGCGTCTGAAGAAAACAGTGCTTGAGCTGGGCGGCAGCGATCCTTTTGTGGTGCTGGAAGATGCCGACCTCGATAAAGCAGCGGAATGGGCAGTGAAAAGCCGCATGATTAACCTGGGGCAAAGTTGTATTGCAGCCAAACGCTTTATTGTGGTGGATAAGATCCATGATGAGTTTCTGGCAAAATTCACCGAAAAAATGGCTGCCCTGAAAATTGGAGATCCTACAGACGATGATGTAGATTATGGCCCTATGGCCCGGGAAGATCTGGCAGAAGATCTGCTGGAGCAGGTGCAGAAAACCCTGAAAAAAGGTGCTACTCTGGTTTTAGGGGGCGAAAGGCCCGATCGGGAGGGTGCATTCTTTACGCCTACCATTATGGCTGATATTCCCAAAGGCACGCCTGCCTATAAAGAAGAGCTCTTTGGTCCTGTTGCCTCTGTCTTCAGGGTAATGGACGAAGATGAAGCCGTGGAAATGGCCAATGGTTCTGTATACGGACTTGGCGGTTCTGTATGGACAAAAGATGAGGAGCGGGGTATTGCCCTTGCCCGCCGCATAGAAAGCGGAGCTGTATATGTAAACAAAATGATGGCAAGCGATCCTGCAGTGCCATTTGGCGGCATCAAACTATCGGGTTATGGCCGCGAGCTTTCCGATGTGGGCATGTATGAGTTTCTGAATCAGAAATCAATCTGGGTAGGAGAGTAG